A single Oncorhynchus nerka isolate Pitt River linkage group LG10, Oner_Uvic_2.0, whole genome shotgun sequence DNA region contains:
- the LOC115136312 gene encoding myelin and lymphocyte protein-like, producing MASSTSSNPLPSGTSVFTTVPDLFFIPEFIFGGLVWTLVASTKVLIANPQGWVMFVSVFCFIFTTLWFLIFISGANKSSIWPTLDVVYHSLAAFFYLSAAVVQAYITISLKSVTSTFFKEYQLDIAAVVMCYVVTLLYALHAIFSMMRWKSSS from the exons ATGGCTTCCAGCACCTCCAGTAACCCTCTGCCCAGTGGCACCAGTGTGTTCACCACTGTTCCAGACCTCTTCTTCATCCCTGAGTTT ataTTCGGAGGTCTGGTGTGGACTCTGGTGGCCTCCACAAAAGTGCTGATTGCGAACCCTCAGGGCTGGGTGATGTTTGTCTCTGTGTTCTGCTTCATCTTCACTACCCTGTGGTTCCTCATCTTCATCAGTGGAGCCAATAAGAGCAGCATCTGGCCTACACTG gatgttgtgtatcatTCCCTTGCAGCCTTCTTCTACCTCAGTGCAGCAGTGGTACAGGCCTACATCACCATTAGTCTGAAATCAGTTACCAGTACTTTCTTCAAAGAATACCAATTGGATATTGCTGCAGTG GTGATGTGTTATGTGGTGACTCTGCTCTACGCCCTCCATGCCATCTTCTCTATGATGAGATGGAAGAGTTCCTCATGA